GCTGCTACACGAAAAATCCCGAGTCAGAATTTAGTGTTCTGATTCGGGATTTTTTTTGTCCTTAGGGTTTATAAAATTTATGTTTTATTTAAATTTTTTATAGTTTTGGGTAAAACATTTAACATGAAAAGAAAAGATTATTTACGATTAAGCGGTTGGGTACTCCAGTTCATGCGCGGTCTTTGTGTTATAGCTTTAGCTTTTATGCTGTATGATGGTATTCGCCATAGCCTTGATCCCGAATACTATTTTGTGCGATGGGAATGGTATGGCCTAAGTGGCGATATGGATTTTGTGGAAGAAGGAGAATATCCTCCCCAAACAGCGGCTTCGTATTATTTCAACTGGATTCAAATCTCTATTCAATTGCTATTGATGTTTTTAGTTTGGACCCAATTAATCAAAGTGCTGAATTCGGTGGTGAGCTTTGAGACCTTTATCAGCGATAATCCCATTCGTTTTCGGAAGATCGGATCCCTAATTTTGGGAATCTTTTTTCTGGATCTCTTTCATTTCTTTGATGGAATGGCCTCGGCCGATACCGAAATACAAGTGGGTGCCAATTTTTCAATTCTCTTCTTTGCCTTGGGAGCCTATGTTTTGGCCATTGTATTTGAAGAAGGGAAACGCCTGGCAGAAGAACAAAAATTGATTGTATGATACGGGTTGAATTAGATGTAATGTTGGCGCGCCGTAAAATGAAATTGAAGGACCTCGCCGCGGAAGTCGGAATTTCGGTAACCAATTTATCGCTCTTAAAAACAGGCAAAGCCAAGGGGGTTCGCTTTGAAACCTTGGCAGCGATTTGCGCTAGCTTAGATTGCCAGCCCGGAGATTTACTGATTTTTGAAAAGGAGGATGATTAGGCCTTTTCGCCTCTAACTTTCGCTTCGAATTCGGAGCGAGAGCCTTTGCCAAACATCCACAGTCCACTGCGCATAAAAACGGCTTTGGCTTCTTCTTCATGCAGGCCTCCATGTACTTCGGGCACCTCACTAAAGAAAGGTGGGAAATGATGGAGTTCGGTATCCTCCATAATATTCCATTTGCTGTGACCACCCATAAAGGGGGAGGTGAGTGCATATACCACTCGGCTCACTTTATATTCACGAGCCATAAAAGCACACATGGGGCAAGGTTCGCAATTGGAATAGAGGGTAGCGCCTTTTAAATTGGAATGCCCCACTTTTTCATGCGCCAAATGCAAGGCAATTACTTCCGCATGATCGGATACACGACGGGCAGCAAAATTGGAAGATTCAGCAATAATCTCATCGTACATCACCACCAGAGAACCAAAAGGAGCATCGCCTTTATCTAAGCTTTGGGACGATAATTCTATACAACGTTTAATGTATCGGCTATCGGAATCTGTCATGGGGGCGAAGATACAGTATTGAAATCGCATCCGGCGAAAGCCGAAAAAAAGCAAAAGCCTAAATTGGCTAAATTCACAGCAAAGAAACACCCATATGCGATATTCGTCTGAAATTACAATTGACTTGCCCCGAGAAACGGTGGTAGCCCTTTTTGATAAGCCCGAAAATTATTCTAAATGGATGAAGGGCTTGCTGAGTATAGAGAATTTAGAAGGTGAAGCTGGTCAGGAAGGATCGCGCAGTCGCCTGAAATTTGAAATGGGCAAGCGTAAAATGGAGATGGTAGAAACCGTAACTGAACGCAATTTACCGGATCGCTACGCCACTACTTATGAGACCTCAGGGGTATATAATGAGGTGCTCAATGTTTTTATAGAGCAAGGTCCTAAAAAGACACTTTATCGCACCGAGCATTATTTCCGCTTTGATAGCTGGGGCATGAAGGTGATGGCCTTTTTAATGCCGGGAGCCTTTAAAAAGCAGAGCATGCAGTATTTAAAGGACTTTAAGGCTTATGCCGAATTGGAGCAAAAATTAAGGGAAGGCGAAAAAGCAGATATCGATAATGACGAATGATAAAGAGTGAACGTTGCCAGTTTCGTTTGCTTTCCACTATTGACTTCCCCGCAGTTTTAGCGATGTATGCGGAACCCGATTCTAATAAGTACATACGTCCGCTACGAGAAAAAACCACCGAGGAATACCAAATCTTTTTGGAGGGGAAGGTGAAGAATAATCAAAGGGAGCAGGGCTATTTTTTTTCGGTTTTTGCAGATGAGGTCTTTATTGGTACCGCGAATTTTAATTATTTCGAAGCGCTGAATTTGGAGCATGTTGGGGTACACTTGGCTCGCTCTGCCTGGGGTAAAGGTTACGGAACCGAAATTTTGAAACGTCTCAAATATTTAGCGCTGGAGCGGGGACGTAAGGAAATTCACGCTTTGGTGGAAGAAGGAAATAAAGCTTCTATTCGGATGTTGGAGAAAAGCGGTTTCGACTTAAAAGACCGCTTGTATTTAAAGGGTGATCAATTACGAATTTATAAGGCCATATTAAATGAAGAAACTGTTTAGCGGACTGGGAAGAAAAATTGTGTACTTGCTTATTCTGGGGCTTTTTATGGGAATCCTAAATTACAGCTTGATCTCTTGGTTGACCAGTAAAGAAAATAGCTTCGAGATTAATGATGTACCCGAAAAGAAGGTGGCCTTAGTTTTAGGAACCTCAGAATTTTTGAAGAATGGCTCCACCAATTTGTACTTTAAGTTTAGGGTAGAGGCGGTGGCTCGGTTGTGGAAGGCCGGGAAAATCAAATATGTTTTGGTGAGTGGTGATAATAGTAAAAAGGACTATGATGAACCCAGCGCTATGAAGGAAGCCCTTATTGAAAGAGGCGTACCAGCCAATCGCATTGTTTTGGACTATGCCGGTTTCCGTACCCTCGACTCGGTAGTGCGCGCTAAAGAAGTTTTTGGTCAGGATGATATTCTTATTGTGAGTCAGCAATTCCATGTGGAAAGAGCCTTAATATTGGCCGACTTTAAAGGCATTGAAGCCTATGGCTATAATGCGGTGGATGTAGAAGTTTATAGTGGCTTTAAAACTAAAGTGCGGGAGTACTTTGCACGTATTAAGCTGTGGCTGGATTTAGTAGTTGGGGTGGATCCCAAGTTCTTAGGGGAACCGGTAAGCATACCTTAATAAGCGCTTATGAAGTTTACATTCTTCCTTTTCTTAATCTTTGTTCAAGGTGTTAGTTTAAAGGCGCAAAATAATCCTTGTGCTTGCTGCGAACCAGCTTTTCGTCAATTCGATTTCTGGATTGGAGAATGGGAAGTAAAAGATACCAGCGGCTAGCTATTAGGCATTAGTTCAATAGTTCTGGCTAAAGGAGACTGCCTTATTCAAGAGCATTGGCAAGGGCAAAGTGGTGTTAGCGGTCATAGTATGAATTATTATTCCAGCACCGATTCTTGCTGGCATCAGCTCTGGGTAGGTGGCGATGGAACGATCCTCGATCTTAGCGGAGGTTTGGAAAAAGGAGCGATGGTTTTACGATCTCCTACATTTAAGGCTAAAACAGGTAAAATGCTTCAACATCAGATTCATTGGATACCCCAGGCGGATAGCACGTTGATACAGCATTGGCAATTAATAGATGAAAAAGGGCAGGCCCTCCAAAGCCTTTTTTACGGAGTTTATCATCCTAAAAATTAGAAACAGGATATGTATATAAAAAGGCATTATGGTTTTTGGATCACTTTCGGTTGGTCTAAAATGCCCTTTATTTTAGGAGCAGTTTACGCTGTGGTGATTCTGGGATTAGCGGAGATTTTTGAGATTAATATGGCCTTTCCCTGGCAGCCGGTATCCGTAATTGGTATTGCGGTAGCATTTTACCTGGGTTTTAAGAATAATAGCTCTTACGATCGCACCTGGGAAGCTCGTAAAATATGGGGTAGCATCGTTAATAACAGTCGCAGTTTTGCTGCTGCCATTACTGCCTTTGTGCAGGGGGATAATGCGAAGGAAATTAAAAAGGAAATGGTCTTTCGGCATTTGGCCTGGCTCACGGCTCTCCGTCATCAATTGCGCTTAAGTCGCGAATGGGAGCATACCGATGAGCGCCTTAATAATCGCTTTAGCCCCACCATTTGTGAGGATTATAATGCCAAGCTTTTCTCGGAGCTTTCAGAATTCTTAAGTGGGGATGAACTGGCCTATCTGCAAACTAAATCCAATGTGGCTACGCAGGTAATGCGCTTGCAGGCTGAGCGACTTCAAGAATTAAAGGATCAAGACTATATCGAGGATTTCCGCCATATGGAGCTCCATCAATTAATGGTTTCCTTTTATGAAGATCAGGGGAAATCAGAGCGAATTAAGAACTTCCCATTTCCACGTCAGTATGCTTCTACTGCTTTATGGCTTACCATGGTTTTTGCGGTTTTTGTCCCTTTCGGGATGATGGATGTATTCCGTGCCCATGATGCTTGGCTTCATTATTTAAGTCCTTTGATTTCCGGTTTAGTAATCTGGATTTTCTTCCTGATGGAAAAGATTGGTGATTATTCAGAAAACCCTTTTGAGGGTACTTATAATGATGTGCCCATTACTTCCATTGCCCGTGGAATTGAAATCGATCTTAAGGAAATGCTGGATTTAGAAAGTATTCCTAAGCATATTCCCTCGGAGAATGGTTTCTTGATGTAATTAATCGTGATGATAGGGTTCGCCCTTTAATATCGTAGCCGCTCGGTATAATTGCTCGGCAAAGAGGGCACGCACAATTTGATGAGAGAAGGTCATGGCCGAGAGGCTCAGCTTATAATTAGCGCGGGCATAAACATCCGGCGAAAAGCCATAAGGACCACCAATAACGAAGATCAAGCGGCGCGGACTCTGATTAAACCACTGCTGAATTTGATTGGCAAATTTCCGGGAGCTGAGCGATTTCCCTTTTTCATCCAATAATACCAGCCAATCGCCAGCTTGCAATTCGGCCAATAGCTTTTGACCTTCCTGCTGCGATACTTCCTGTGTGCTCAATTTGTTGCTGTTGCGTAAATCAGGCAGCACTTTGGATTCAAATGGCCAATAACGTTGCAGCCTTTGATAGTATTCTTGTTCCAATTCGGCGGTGGCCGATTGGGTGGTTTTACCGTGCAGGAGGAGCAGTACTTTCATAATTGGGCCTGCAAATTAGGAAATGTCGTGGATCGGGAGGCTTGGCAAGTGGTGAATGCCAGATATGACTATTGTTTAAAAAGCTGCTCAAATCTTCATTTAGAGAAAATGCCTTATTCCTGAATATTGATTTATTTAGTGCTGACTAGAAAAAAGCATGAATTCCAGCCAACGAAATGTATTGCTTATCGCTTATGATGAGCATTTAATCCTGAGCTTCCTCTATTGTCTGCGCAAGGAACCAGGTTACCGTTATTATCTTTTAACGCATAAAGCCAAGAGTTCAGCGGGTTGGTCTCGCTACTTAAAGGATGTGCATTTCTATAAGGATTATTCCGAATTAGAAAGGGTGATCCCGGAGTGCCTGCGTAAATGGGATATTGATGTTTTGATGCCCATTGGCGAAAAAGAATCGCTGGAGGTGAGTCGCAATCGCGAAACCTTGGAGAAGCTTTGTAAGGTAATGCCGCTTACCGATCCTGAGCATTTTAAGATCGCAACCAATACGAAAGCCCTCAATCAGTTTTTACTGAAACAGGAGCTTCCCTTAATGTCGGCTACCCTGGATTTGGATGCCCCTAATTTTGAAAATCGCTTAGAGACTTTTCCTTTCCCAGCCTTATTGAAGCCTGCCCAAGGCGCCTTTGGTAGTGGTATCGTTACCATGCACACTAAGGCGGATTTGGAAAGTTATCTACTTAAAAATGAAGTAGACAAAGAAGGCTTTTACTTGCAGGAATATGTAGAGGGAAACGATATCAACTTTAATGTGATTTGCAAGGATGGCGATATTCTGCATTATTCCTATCAAGAATCACCTCCCAAGCAATTGGGCAATTACAATAAGAATGATGATTTAATCTTTAAGGATGATCCGGCAGTGGTAGAAACTATGCGCCCCATGCTTAAGGCTCTGAATTATCAAGGCGTGGCCTGTATCGATATACGTCGCAATCCGGCGGGCAAAATTTATCTTCTGGAAATTAATGCACGCTTTTGGGGATCTATGATGGCCTCCATGACCAAAGCTGGGGTGAACTTTCCATTATTGATGCTCAAATTAACGGTAGATGAAATTGCTCCTTCCTACCAAAGAAAGGAGGGGAGTCAACTATCCTTACAAAGCTTTGTGAAGCAATTCCTAGGCTTCAAATGGCCAGAGCTCAAGCAATTAAAATATTGGCCTTACCTCAATGATCCCATGGCCAGAATTATGAAGTTCTGGTATCAGAAATTTAAATAGGGCATTTGTCGTATTGACTTCCGCGGCTTAGCTGGGCATATTTGGACAAAATCCAAATCATGCGATACTTTAAGTACTTATTATTCTCATTCGGCTTGCTGGCAACGACGGCATGCTCGGATGATTCCGATGATAAGAATCAGGAGCCGGGTACCACTTTGCCAGGACCGATTAGCGGAACTTCGGTAAATCTGCAATGTTCCTTTGCGAGCAATGGCGCGCCTCATCAAGAAGGAGAAGAAGCCTTGTTTAGCTTCGGTTCTACCGGCAGTTTGGGGATCGACTTTAATCCTGCTGCCAATGATGGCAATGAGGTTTCCGTGTCTAGCTCCACCTTAGTGGGCAATGAATACATTTGGGAAGATGCCAATGGCGGTTATAAATATGCGCTTTCGCTTACCGCGGATGATAGCCTCAATGAGGTGAATGTTTTTGACTTGCAAGACAATTTCTTGAATCAGTGGACCCCAATCCCTGATGGACCTGCCAATTTGAATTTGATCAGCGCTTTAGCCGGTACCTATACCGTTAATAGTGTGAATGGTGGAACCCACAGTCGAGGCACCTTTAGCATTAGTGCCGATGGTAGCATTGACTTTGATGATGGAATTGCATTTAGTCCTTCAGACTATGCCTTGGTTACCGATCGCCTTTCGGTTTTAGATGCCATTTTCGTAGATATGAATCCCTGGCCAGATGAGCCTTATCCGAGAATAGAACTCTTCGTAGATCCCAGTGATCAAAGTAAATTGATCCAGGTTGTGTACCGCGCTAATTACCCCAATACAGGTTCCATAGAAATCAATTTCTAGAAAACCAAAATCCCGATTCGTCGGGATTTTTTTTGGCTTTAAGCGCATTTCTGCCCTACCTTTTGCGGGTCAATTGAAGCCCCCATTATGCTGAAAGCCCCCCTACCGGCAAATGAAAAGGAGAGATTAGCCAATCTCTATGAGTATTCTCTTTTAGACACCATGGATGAAGAAGAATACGATCAAATCACCAAAATGGCCTCTCTGCTTTGCGATGTTCCCATCAGTTTGATTTCATTAATCGATCGCAATCGACAATGGTTTAAGTCCCGGGTTGGAATAGAATCGAGAGAAACCAGCAGGGATGAAGCTTTTTGTGCACATGCTATTTTGGAGGGAGAGCAAATTCTGGAGGTGCCAGATTCCAGAGAGGATGAGCGTTTTAATGATAATCCATTAGTGCTGGAAGATCCCAATATTGTATTCTATGCCGGGGTTCCCCTGATTAGCGATAATGATATGGCCTTGGGTACCTTATGTGTTATAGACCGGGTGCCCAGAGTTTTAACTGATGCACAGAAGGAAAGTCTAAAGATCTTGGCCGATCAGGTGGTGAAGCTTTTTGAGCTACATAAAGCCAGCTTGCAGAAAGACCGCTACTTGAAAGAATTGGAAGCGCGAAACAAAAGTTTGGAGGAATTTGCTCGAGTGGCGGCCCATGATATCAAATCGCCTTTGGCCAGTATCAAAGCCGCTTCACAAATGATTCTTTCCAAACCTGAAAATTTAGATGAGGAGCAATTGTCTTTGATGGAATTGCTCAATCAAAGCTCCGATCAATTGAGTAGTTTAATCGAAGGAATCCTGCGCCACTCGCGCTCCAATGTGTTGATCTTGGAAGAGAAAAGCTGGTTCTCATTACCCGAATTGGTGGATGGCTGCATGAAAATGATGGCACCTTTAGGACAATGTCCCATCAAGGCAAAATATCCTGAAGGATTAAATCAGATCTATTCCAATCGCACTGCCTGGCAACAGATCATTATCAATTTATTGGCCAATGCCATTAAGTACAATAATAATCCTGAGCCTCGCATTAAGGTGAAGGTGGAAGCCATAGGGCATGAGATTGAATTGAAGGTTTGCGATAATGGTCCGGGCATTCTCCCCGAAGATCAAGAGCGGATATTTAAGCTCTTTGAAACTACTCAAAACAAGGATCTAAGCGGAAGCACCGGTACGGGTATCGGTTTGGCAACGGTGAAGAACATTGTATCGGGTTTGGGAGGTCAGATCGGCCTAGAGTCCAAGGTGGGAGAGGGATCGGCCTTTGTGGTGCAGATTCCGATTGTCTAGTTTCAGCTTAGGATTTAAGCCTCAAAAAGGCATCAAAAACCATTCATCGCACATTTTGGTTCGTTGATCGATTTTTTAGCATCACATCATTAGACTGTTTCATTTTTGCAGTGTACTAAGTGATTGACGACAATGAAACAAAAAATCTTTTCCCTCGGTCTTGTAGCCTTAGCGCTTGCATCTTGTTCCAAAGAGGACTTACAGCAAGCCGTGCTCAACCCTTCAGTTGAAACCAATTTGAAGGAAGTAAAATTCCCATCCGACTTTAATTTCAGCACTGCGCGTGAGGTTGAGGCTCAGGTAATGGTTTTAGGATTAAATGATCAGCCTTTAGGCGGAACCCGCGTAAGCTTTTACAAAGGAAACCCTGAGCAAGGCGGAAAATTAATCGGTGTAGGTGTAACCAACCCTGCTGGGATGTTGGAAATGCCTTTAAGCGTTCCTGCTTATACCAAAGATATTTATGTAGTTAGTCATACTACCGGTTTTGCTAATCAGCAAGTGGTAGCAGCGAGTGATTTCAATATCACTTTCGGTGGTAAGCCTCAAGCTCGCAATTTCGGTTTCGGAAAAACCAGTGGCGTACAGGCCGTTACCCCAATTTCTGGAAACTATTATTATATGGGTGGCTTCACCACTGGTTCAGAAGCTGGATTCCCTTCTTACTTAGAAAACCCTGCTGATGTGATCACTCAGGATTTCTTAGATGATGTGAATGCTTCTTTACCTGAAAGCTCTCCAGTACCCGTTTACAATCCTTCTTACTTAACCGTAGGAAATGAATTAGACGTGGTAATCGACGATCGTAGTGATGTTTGGGTAACCTTTATTTCGGAAGGTGCCGGATACCGCAATGCTTTGGGTTACTATGTATTCGATTCTTCCAATCCTCCTGCCACTCCTGGCGATATCGATTCTATTTTCGTGGTATTACCTAATGCTTCCTTAGATGGATCAGGTGGTAAGTTAAATGCCGGTGATAAAGTGAAATTAGGCACCTTCGATGGTGGTAAAACCATTAGCTGGGTACTTTTCCAAAATGCCTGGACTGGTTCCGGTGTGAATGTGAATGCTCCTAAGTACTATTCACGTATCGACTTCAATACCAATGAAAGCGACCCAAGCAAGCGTCAGCACACAGTACAATTAGCCGATATCGGCCGTCAGCTTTTATTAAATGGTTTCGAAGATCAAACCCGTAGTAATAACGGTTCTGATAATGACTTTAACGACTTAGTATTCTACGTAACTGCTAACCCTTGGGAAAACGTAAATATCGGTGGTATTCCTCCGGTAACTCCAGAAAACGACTGTGATAATGATGGTGTTTCTGACGAAAGTGATGACTTCCCATGCGATGCTAGCCGCGCCGTACGCAATACCTACACTGGTACCTTAGCTTACGAAGACTTATGGCCTTCTCAAGGTGACTACGACTTCAACGATATGGTGGTAGACTACGAAATCGACCACAT
The Croceimicrobium hydrocarbonivorans genome window above contains:
- a CDS encoding DUF2975 domain-containing protein, which gives rise to MKRKDYLRLSGWVLQFMRGLCVIALAFMLYDGIRHSLDPEYYFVRWEWYGLSGDMDFVEEGEYPPQTAASYYFNWIQISIQLLLMFLVWTQLIKVLNSVVSFETFISDNPIRFRKIGSLILGIFFLDLFHFFDGMASADTEIQVGANFSILFFALGAYVLAIVFEEGKRLAEEQKLIV
- a CDS encoding helix-turn-helix domain-containing protein, whose translation is MIRVELDVMLARRKMKLKDLAAEVGISVTNLSLLKTGKAKGVRFETLAAICASLDCQPGDLLIFEKEDD
- a CDS encoding nucleoside deaminase translates to MTDSDSRYIKRCIELSSQSLDKGDAPFGSLVVMYDEIIAESSNFAARRVSDHAEVIALHLAHEKVGHSNLKGATLYSNCEPCPMCAFMAREYKVSRVVYALTSPFMGGHSKWNIMEDTELHHFPPFFSEVPEVHGGLHEEEAKAVFMRSGLWMFGKGSRSEFEAKVRGEKA
- a CDS encoding SRPBCC family protein; the protein is MRYSSEITIDLPRETVVALFDKPENYSKWMKGLLSIENLEGEAGQEGSRSRLKFEMGKRKMEMVETVTERNLPDRYATTYETSGVYNEVLNVFIEQGPKKTLYRTEHYFRFDSWGMKVMAFLMPGAFKKQSMQYLKDFKAYAELEQKLREGEKADIDNDE
- a CDS encoding GNAT family N-acetyltransferase, encoding MIKSERCQFRLLSTIDFPAVLAMYAEPDSNKYIRPLREKTTEEYQIFLEGKVKNNQREQGYFFSVFADEVFIGTANFNYFEALNLEHVGVHLARSAWGKGYGTEILKRLKYLALERGRKEIHALVEEGNKASIRMLEKSGFDLKDRLYLKGDQLRIYKAILNEETV
- a CDS encoding SanA/YdcF family protein, coding for MKKLFSGLGRKIVYLLILGLFMGILNYSLISWLTSKENSFEINDVPEKKVALVLGTSEFLKNGSTNLYFKFRVEAVARLWKAGKIKYVLVSGDNSKKDYDEPSAMKEALIERGVPANRIVLDYAGFRTLDSVVRAKEVFGQDDILIVSQQFHVERALILADFKGIEAYGYNAVDVEVYSGFKTKVREYFARIKLWLDLVVGVDPKFLGEPVSIP
- a CDS encoding bestrophin family protein, with the protein product MYIKRHYGFWITFGWSKMPFILGAVYAVVILGLAEIFEINMAFPWQPVSVIGIAVAFYLGFKNNSSYDRTWEARKIWGSIVNNSRSFAAAITAFVQGDNAKEIKKEMVFRHLAWLTALRHQLRLSREWEHTDERLNNRFSPTICEDYNAKLFSELSEFLSGDELAYLQTKSNVATQVMRLQAERLQELKDQDYIEDFRHMELHQLMVSFYEDQGKSERIKNFPFPRQYASTALWLTMVFAVFVPFGMMDVFRAHDAWLHYLSPLISGLVIWIFFLMEKIGDYSENPFEGTYNDVPITSIARGIEIDLKEMLDLESIPKHIPSENGFLM
- a CDS encoding 23S rRNA (pseudouridine(1915)-N(3))-methyltransferase RlmH, which encodes MKVLLLLHGKTTQSATAELEQEYYQRLQRYWPFESKVLPDLRNSNKLSTQEVSQQEGQKLLAELQAGDWLVLLDEKGKSLSSRKFANQIQQWFNQSPRRLIFVIGGPYGFSPDVYARANYKLSLSAMTFSHQIVRALFAEQLYRAATILKGEPYHHD
- a CDS encoding ATP-grasp domain-containing protein, encoding MNSSQRNVLLIAYDEHLILSFLYCLRKEPGYRYYLLTHKAKSSAGWSRYLKDVHFYKDYSELERVIPECLRKWDIDVLMPIGEKESLEVSRNRETLEKLCKVMPLTDPEHFKIATNTKALNQFLLKQELPLMSATLDLDAPNFENRLETFPFPALLKPAQGAFGSGIVTMHTKADLESYLLKNEVDKEGFYLQEYVEGNDINFNVICKDGDILHYSYQESPPKQLGNYNKNDDLIFKDDPAVVETMRPMLKALNYQGVACIDIRRNPAGKIYLLEINARFWGSMMASMTKAGVNFPLLMLKLTVDEIAPSYQRKEGSQLSLQSFVKQFLGFKWPELKQLKYWPYLNDPMARIMKFWYQKFK
- a CDS encoding sensor histidine kinase codes for the protein MLKAPLPANEKERLANLYEYSLLDTMDEEEYDQITKMASLLCDVPISLISLIDRNRQWFKSRVGIESRETSRDEAFCAHAILEGEQILEVPDSREDERFNDNPLVLEDPNIVFYAGVPLISDNDMALGTLCVIDRVPRVLTDAQKESLKILADQVVKLFELHKASLQKDRYLKELEARNKSLEEFARVAAHDIKSPLASIKAASQMILSKPENLDEEQLSLMELLNQSSDQLSSLIEGILRHSRSNVLILEEKSWFSLPELVDGCMKMMAPLGQCPIKAKYPEGLNQIYSNRTAWQQIIINLLANAIKYNNNPEPRIKVKVEAIGHEIELKVCDNGPGILPEDQERIFKLFETTQNKDLSGSTGTGIGLATVKNIVSGLGGQIGLESKVGEGSAFVVQIPIV
- a CDS encoding LruC domain-containing protein; the encoded protein is MKQKIFSLGLVALALASCSKEDLQQAVLNPSVETNLKEVKFPSDFNFSTAREVEAQVMVLGLNDQPLGGTRVSFYKGNPEQGGKLIGVGVTNPAGMLEMPLSVPAYTKDIYVVSHTTGFANQQVVAASDFNITFGGKPQARNFGFGKTSGVQAVTPISGNYYYMGGFTTGSEAGFPSYLENPADVITQDFLDDVNASLPESSPVPVYNPSYLTVGNELDVVIDDRSDVWVTFISEGAGYRNALGYYVFDSSNPPATPGDIDSIFVVLPNASLDGSGGKLNAGDKVKLGTFDGGKTISWVLFQNAWTGSGVNVNAPKYYSRIDFNTNESDPSKRQHTVQLADIGRQLLLNGFEDQTRSNNGSDNDFNDLVFYVTANPWENVNIGGIPPVTPENDCDNDGVSDESDDFPCDASRAVRNTYTGTLAYEDLWPSQGDYDFNDMVVDYEIDHILNGANKLVEIEADWTVRAIGAGYENGFGYSFDGLSPSVITSVNGHNLSKNIITNASNGVEAGQSDATIIAFDNVFDVMPNPGTKFINTVPGEASVNPVTVSQKITFSSPQIQSQVGLPPYNAFIFVNGDRGREVHLADKMPTDLADANYFGQEGDATDLNSEYTYKTANGLPWAINISESFDYPVEYTPINQAYLNFTSWAISGGSSYADWFTDGIGNRDLAKIY